In Mesorhizobium sp. 113-3-3, a genomic segment contains:
- a CDS encoding cytochrome c oxidase assembly factor Coa1 family protein, with protein MAGQPLNQPAEIPAELDRWNWGAFFLNWIWGIGNSTFIALLALIPVVNLVMIFVLGARGSRWAWQNRAWRDAEQFRKTQRNWAIAGLAVWVLSIGGCATAVGSIPFMFKGSDAYHMTMDAVRSDTRVKAAIGDDVTDKFWVGGHLNVSANGTGDAQFSIPVHGAKGKATVFSHLVRNAGIWSIRLLVVRVDGVDAPIVLTNEDHVPIPNAAIGI; from the coding sequence ATGGCCGGACAACCGCTCAACCAGCCGGCAGAAATTCCGGCCGAGCTCGATCGCTGGAACTGGGGCGCGTTTTTCCTCAACTGGATCTGGGGCATCGGCAACAGCACGTTCATCGCGCTGTTGGCGCTGATCCCGGTCGTCAACCTCGTCATGATCTTCGTGCTCGGCGCACGCGGCAGCCGCTGGGCCTGGCAGAACCGGGCCTGGCGTGACGCGGAGCAGTTCCGCAAGACGCAGCGCAACTGGGCAATCGCCGGCCTTGCCGTCTGGGTGCTCAGCATCGGGGGCTGTGCGACAGCAGTCGGCAGCATCCCCTTCATGTTCAAAGGCAGTGATGCCTACCACATGACCATGGACGCCGTGCGTTCCGATACCCGCGTGAAGGCTGCCATTGGAGACGACGTGACCGACAAGTTCTGGGTCGGCGGCCATCTCAACGTCAGCGCCAATGGCACCGGCGACGCCCAGTTCAGCATTCCCGTCCACGGCGCCAAGGGCAAAGCCACCGTGTTTTCCCATCTGGTCCGCAATGCCGGCATTTGGAGCATCCGCCTGCTCGTGGTCAGGGTGGATGGGGTGGACGCGCCGATCGTGCTGACCAACGAAGATCACGTGCCAATCCCGAACGCGGCGATCGGAATATAG
- the mmsB gene encoding 3-hydroxyisobutyrate dehydrogenase, translated as MTTIAFIGLGNMGNPMAANLVKAGHTVHGFDLVPENLTVARDHGIVVMANAPAAVKDADVVITMLPAGKHVLSVYEDIAPKAKKGALFIDSSTIDVESARKAHAIAAKHGLLSIDAPVSGGTSGAAAGTLTFMAGGANDAFAAAEPVLKPMAGRIVHCGGDGAGQAAKICNNMILGISMIGVAEAFVLAEKLGLSHQALFDVASTSSGQCWSLTTYCPVPGPVPTSPANRDYRPGFAAALMLKDLKLSQEAAQGAGAVTPLGAEAAQLYALFNAQGHGGADFSGIINFLRGNPA; from the coding sequence ATGACGACGATCGCCTTCATCGGCCTTGGCAATATGGGCAATCCGATGGCTGCCAATCTGGTCAAGGCGGGCCATACGGTGCATGGTTTCGACCTCGTGCCGGAGAATCTCACCGTTGCACGCGACCACGGCATCGTCGTCATGGCCAATGCACCTGCCGCAGTGAAGGACGCGGACGTGGTGATCACCATGCTGCCCGCCGGCAAGCACGTGCTGTCAGTCTATGAGGACATCGCGCCCAAGGCCAAAAAAGGCGCGCTGTTCATCGATTCCTCGACGATCGACGTCGAGTCGGCGCGCAAGGCGCATGCGATTGCCGCCAAACACGGCCTGCTCTCCATCGATGCACCGGTCTCGGGCGGCACCAGCGGTGCCGCGGCCGGCACCCTGACCTTCATGGCCGGCGGCGCCAACGACGCCTTCGCCGCCGCCGAGCCGGTCCTGAAGCCGATGGCCGGGCGCATCGTGCATTGCGGCGGCGACGGCGCCGGCCAGGCGGCAAAGATCTGCAACAACATGATCCTCGGCATTTCGATGATCGGCGTTGCCGAGGCCTTCGTGCTGGCGGAAAAACTCGGCCTGTCGCATCAGGCGTTGTTCGACGTCGCCTCGACTTCTTCGGGCCAATGCTGGTCCTTGACCACCTATTGCCCGGTGCCCGGCCCGGTGCCGACCTCGCCCGCCAACAGGGATTACAGACCGGGCTTTGCCGCCGCCCTTATGCTGAAAGACCTGAAATTGTCCCAGGAAGCAGCCCAGGGCGCGGGCGCCGTGACCCCACTTGGCGCCGAGGCGGCGCAGCTCTATGCCCTGTTCAACGCCCAGGGGCATGGCGGCGCCGATTTCTCCGGCATAATTAATTTTCTCAGGGGTAACCCAGCGTAA
- a CDS encoding isobutyryl-CoA dehydrogenase: protein MDAAVDASTSQFELNEEQRAIQEMAQAFAADRVAPNALDWDRRKHFPADVIRETGPLGLGGIYVRDDVGGSALGRFDAVLIFEALSHADPGFSSFISIHNMVASMIDRFGNEEQRQRFLPKLTSMEWLASYCLTEPGSGSDAAALKTRAVKSGGDYVLNGAKQFISGAGDSDVYAVMVRTGADGPKGISTIVVPKDAPGLSFGANEHKMGWHMQSTRQVIFEDCKVPAENLLSGEGAGFGIAMAGLDGGRLNIAACSLGGAQSALDKALSYTAERKAFGSKINQFQALQFRLADMETELQAARIFLYAAASRLDRKAPDAGKWSAMAKRFVTDTGFNVANNALQLLGGYGYLHDYGIEKLVRDLRVHQILEGTNEIMRVIIARALIGR from the coding sequence ATGGACGCCGCGGTCGATGCGAGCACCAGCCAGTTCGAACTCAACGAGGAACAGCGCGCCATCCAGGAGATGGCGCAGGCCTTCGCCGCCGACCGCGTCGCGCCGAACGCGCTCGACTGGGACCGCAGGAAGCATTTCCCGGCCGACGTGATCCGCGAGACCGGGCCACTCGGCCTCGGCGGCATCTATGTCAGGGACGATGTCGGCGGCTCCGCGCTCGGCCGGTTCGACGCCGTGCTGATCTTCGAGGCGCTGTCGCATGCCGATCCGGGCTTTTCGTCTTTCATCTCGATCCACAACATGGTGGCCTCGATGATCGACCGCTTCGGCAATGAGGAACAGCGCCAGCGCTTCCTGCCGAAGCTCACCTCCATGGAATGGCTGGCCAGCTACTGCCTGACCGAGCCGGGCTCCGGCTCGGATGCCGCGGCGCTGAAGACACGCGCGGTGAAGAGCGGCGGCGATTATGTGCTCAACGGCGCCAAACAATTCATCTCGGGCGCCGGCGACAGCGATGTCTATGCCGTGATGGTGCGCACCGGCGCCGACGGGCCGAAGGGCATTTCCACCATCGTCGTGCCGAAAGACGCGCCCGGCCTTTCCTTCGGCGCCAACGAGCACAAGATGGGCTGGCATATGCAGTCGACGCGCCAGGTCATCTTCGAGGACTGCAAGGTGCCGGCGGAAAACCTCTTGTCGGGCGAAGGCGCCGGTTTCGGCATCGCCATGGCTGGGCTTGATGGCGGCCGGCTGAACATCGCTGCCTGTTCGCTGGGCGGCGCCCAGTCGGCGCTCGACAAGGCGCTGTCCTACACCGCCGAGCGCAAGGCCTTCGGCTCGAAGATCAACCAGTTCCAGGCGCTGCAGTTCAGACTGGCCGACATGGAGACCGAGTTGCAGGCGGCGCGCATCTTCCTCTATGCCGCCGCCTCCAGGCTCGACCGCAAGGCCCCGGACGCCGGCAAATGGTCTGCCATGGCCAAGCGCTTCGTGACCGACACCGGCTTCAACGTCGCCAATAATGCGCTGCAACTGCTCGGCGGCTATGGCTACCTGCATGATTACGGCATCGAGAAACTGGTGCGCGATCTCAGGGTGCACCAGATCCTCGAAGGCACCAACGAGATCATGCGCGTCATCATCGCGCGGGCGCTGATTGGCCGCTGA
- a CDS encoding dimethylsulfonioproprionate lyase family protein: protein MTTKFDELLGRFHAYLASVDDALVRDAVARIGWDMPARPLAPYPLGCLRHLDRAADLASIAAQPLVQWLAEHRNGLRWGQTYTEADFGKAFIDNYGWLEVFGTRGHFANDEVAAGLLILGPGIVYPDHHHVAEEIYIPLTGGTEWRMGEGGFRKREAGEVIHHASNVNHAMRTGNEPLLALYIWRGGPLAQKSTITGTAAQGQS, encoded by the coding sequence GTGACGACAAAATTCGATGAACTGCTGGGGCGATTCCATGCCTATCTCGCTTCCGTGGACGACGCGCTGGTGCGCGACGCCGTGGCCCGCATCGGCTGGGACATGCCGGCACGCCCGTTGGCGCCGTATCCGCTCGGCTGCCTGCGCCATCTCGATCGCGCGGCGGACCTGGCGTCGATAGCTGCGCAACCGCTGGTGCAGTGGCTGGCAGAGCATCGAAATGGATTGCGCTGGGGGCAGACGTACACCGAGGCCGATTTCGGCAAGGCTTTCATCGACAATTATGGCTGGCTGGAAGTGTTCGGCACGCGTGGCCATTTCGCCAATGACGAGGTGGCCGCCGGCCTGCTGATTCTCGGGCCCGGGATCGTCTATCCCGACCACCACCATGTCGCCGAGGAAATCTACATTCCGCTGACCGGCGGCACGGAATGGCGTATGGGCGAGGGTGGGTTTCGCAAGCGCGAGGCCGGCGAGGTCATCCACCACGCTTCCAATGTCAACCACGCCATGCGCACCGGCAACGAGCCGCTATTGGCGCTCTACATCTGGCGCGGCGGGCCGCTGGCGCAGAAATCCACGATCACCGGAACCGCGGCGCAGGGCCAAAGCTGA
- a CDS encoding cobyric acid synthase: MAKAIMLQGTGSDVGKTVLVAGLCRAAKKRGLKVRPFKPQNMSNNAAVADIPGDSNNGGGEIGRAQWLQAIACGVAPSVHMNPVLLKPQTDVGAQVIVQGKVFGEARARDYQALKGRLMDAVLDSWGKVGEGADLVIVEGAGSPAEINLRSRDIANMGFATRADVPVVLVGDIDRGGVIASVAGTHLILPEEDRRLIVGYLINKFRGDVSLFDDGLKAIEKFTGWRCFGVVPWLKAAARLPSEDSVVLERLASGAARALRVAVPMLGRIANFDDLDPLKAEPQVEVVFVPPGKPLPADAGLVVIPGSKSTIGDLLRFRENGWDRDIAAHRKRGGHVVGICGGYQMLGRSVRDPDGIEGSVTDAKGLGLLDIETVMEPEKTVRNVSARSVQFDLPLEGYEIHLGRTTGPDTMRPSAIINGVADGAISADGKVLGTYMHGLFGADAFRGKFLESLGIKGAGIDYRAEVERALDDVAAELESHLDCDAIFGLAR, from the coding sequence ATGGCCAAAGCGATCATGCTGCAAGGCACGGGTTCGGATGTCGGCAAGACGGTGCTGGTCGCCGGCCTTTGCCGCGCCGCGAAGAAGCGTGGCCTCAAGGTGCGGCCGTTCAAACCGCAGAACATGTCGAACAACGCCGCCGTTGCCGACATTCCCGGCGACAGCAACAATGGCGGCGGCGAGATCGGCCGCGCGCAGTGGCTGCAGGCGATCGCTTGCGGGGTGGCGCCGTCGGTTCATATGAACCCGGTGCTGCTCAAGCCGCAGACCGATGTCGGCGCGCAGGTCATCGTCCAGGGCAAGGTGTTTGGTGAGGCGCGTGCGCGCGACTACCAGGCGCTGAAGGGCCGGCTGATGGACGCCGTGCTGGACTCCTGGGGCAAGGTCGGCGAGGGCGCCGATCTGGTGATCGTCGAGGGCGCCGGCTCGCCGGCTGAAATCAACCTCAGAAGCCGCGACATCGCCAATATGGGTTTTGCCACGCGTGCTGATGTGCCGGTGGTGCTGGTCGGCGACATCGATCGTGGCGGCGTCATCGCTTCCGTCGCCGGCACTCATCTGATCCTGCCGGAAGAAGACCGGCGCTTGATCGTCGGTTACCTCATCAACAAGTTCCGCGGCGATGTCTCGCTGTTCGATGACGGTCTGAAGGCGATCGAGAAGTTCACCGGATGGCGCTGCTTCGGTGTGGTGCCGTGGCTGAAGGCGGCGGCGCGGCTGCCTTCGGAAGATTCGGTGGTGCTGGAACGGCTGGCGTCCGGCGCGGCGCGCGCGCTGAGGGTGGCGGTGCCGATGCTTGGCCGCATCGCTAATTTCGACGATCTCGATCCACTCAAGGCCGAACCCCAGGTCGAGGTCGTGTTCGTGCCGCCTGGGAAGCCGCTGCCCGCCGATGCCGGGCTGGTGGTCATTCCAGGTTCGAAGTCGACCATCGGCGATCTCCTGAGATTCCGCGAGAATGGCTGGGACCGGGATATTGCCGCGCATCGCAAGCGCGGCGGCCATGTCGTCGGCATTTGCGGCGGCTATCAGATGCTTGGGCGCAGCGTGCGCGATCCTGACGGCATTGAAGGCAGCGTCACCGACGCCAAAGGGCTCGGTCTGCTCGATATTGAAACGGTGATGGAGCCGGAGAAGACGGTGCGCAATGTCAGCGCCCGCTCGGTGCAATTCGATCTGCCGCTCGAAGGCTACGAAATCCATCTCGGCCGCACCACCGGCCCCGACACGATGCGGCCATCGGCGATCATCAATGGCGTCGCAGACGGCGCGATCTCGGCTGATGGCAAGGTCTTGGGCACCTACATGCACGGCCTGTTCGGCGCCGACGCGTTTCGCGGAAAATTCCTGGAAAGCCTCGGCATAAAGGGCGCCGGCATCGACTACCGCGCCGAAGTCGAACGGGCGCTGGACGACGTCGCGGCCGAGTTGGAGAGCCACCTCGACTGTGACGCGATCTTCGGGTTGGCGCGGTAA
- a CDS encoding VOC family protein, which yields MPTTTEAPRLYPALRYRNAAKMIDWLCEAFGFSVRARYGEGDVVHHAELVFGASMIMLGSARDDDYGKMVGEPGTGGGKSIYVAIQDADAAYARAKKAGATIIQELTDRDYGSREFICRDPEGSVWSFGTYWPKAAEKG from the coding sequence ATGCCCACCACCACCGAAGCCCCGCGCCTCTACCCTGCCCTGCGCTACAGGAACGCGGCAAAAATGATCGACTGGCTGTGCGAGGCCTTCGGCTTCAGCGTCCGTGCCCGCTATGGCGAAGGCGATGTCGTGCACCATGCCGAACTGGTCTTCGGCGCCTCGATGATCATGCTGGGCAGTGCGCGCGATGACGATTACGGCAAGATGGTCGGCGAACCCGGCACCGGCGGCGGGAAGTCGATCTATGTCGCCATCCAGGATGCCGATGCCGCCTATGCGAGGGCGAAAAAGGCCGGCGCGACGATCATCCAGGAACTGACCGACCGTGACTATGGCAGCCGCGAATTCATCTGCCGCGATCCGGAAGGCAGTGTTTGGTCTTTTGGGACTTACTGGCCGAAGGCTGCGGAGAAGGGCTGA
- a CDS encoding helix-turn-helix domain-containing protein — protein MPIEMQRRKEEDRSVAGRFEMRRRLPDPALDGIVSDICGYRETAAGHFRNVEYASLTVPLVISFAEPFAIGLGKAPGDNDRFASFAAGLFAGPVMIESFGTACCVQINFTPLGARRFFRLPMSELTDSMVVLDDVLGAEGMALREQLGNAPDWASRFDLAETFVTTRLASAAETPLEIAWAYDRIIASGGRTRIASIAERLGWSRKHLAGSFSNAIGIGPKTLSRIVRFNRALGLSRRQTVDWADIAADCGYADQAHLVREFRDLAGETPTALVDR, from the coding sequence ATGCCGATCGAGATGCAGCGCCGGAAGGAAGAGGACCGCTCCGTCGCGGGGCGCTTCGAGATGCGCCGGCGCCTTCCCGATCCTGCGCTTGATGGCATTGTGTCAGACATTTGCGGCTATCGCGAAACGGCTGCCGGTCATTTCCGCAATGTCGAATACGCTTCGTTGACCGTTCCGCTCGTCATCAGTTTCGCCGAGCCCTTCGCCATCGGCCTCGGCAAGGCGCCCGGCGACAATGACCGCTTTGCCAGTTTCGCCGCCGGCCTCTTTGCCGGACCGGTGATGATCGAATCCTTCGGTACCGCCTGCTGCGTGCAGATCAACTTCACGCCTCTCGGGGCGCGCCGTTTCTTCCGCCTGCCGATGAGCGAACTGACCGACAGCATGGTCGTCCTCGACGACGTGCTGGGCGCCGAGGGCATGGCGCTGCGCGAACAGCTTGGCAACGCGCCGGACTGGGCGTCGCGTTTCGACCTCGCCGAAACCTTCGTCACCACCCGTCTTGCCAGCGCCGCCGAAACGCCGCTGGAAATCGCCTGGGCCTATGACCGCATCATCGCATCGGGCGGCCGGACCCGCATTGCATCGATCGCCGAAAGACTGGGCTGGAGCCGAAAACATCTCGCCGGCAGCTTTTCCAATGCGATCGGCATCGGCCCCAAGACGCTGTCGCGCATCGTCCGCTTCAACCGGGCGCTCGGCCTGTCGCGGCGACAGACCGTCGATTGGGCCGATATCGCCGCCGATTGCGGTTACGCCGACCAGGCCCATCTGGTGCGCGAATTCCGCGACCTCGCCGGCGAGACGCCGACGGCGCTTGTCGACAGGTAA
- a CDS encoding TSUP family transporter: MIDLTTQTIAMLAVAAFAAGFVDSIAGGGGLITIPALLLAGFSPVEALGTNKLQGMFGSGSATIHYASKGHVDLRRQLPSALLAAAGGVVGALLATIVPGDLLRALLPLVLIAIALYFALKPNMNDVDRAERLSPFLFGLTLVPAIGFYDGLFGPGAGSFYMLAFVALAGYGVLKATAHTKLLNFASNIGGFIVFAAVGVISWKIGLMMGVAQFLGARVGASLAMRIGARLIKPLLVIVCLALAVKLLADPANPLRVMIGV; encoded by the coding sequence ATGATCGATCTCACCACCCAGACAATCGCCATGCTCGCCGTCGCCGCCTTTGCCGCGGGCTTTGTCGATTCGATTGCCGGCGGCGGCGGGCTGATCACCATTCCGGCGCTTTTGCTTGCCGGGTTTTCGCCGGTCGAGGCGCTAGGGACCAACAAGCTGCAAGGCATGTTCGGCTCCGGCTCGGCGACCATCCACTACGCCTCCAAGGGCCATGTCGACCTGCGCCGTCAATTGCCGTCGGCTCTGCTTGCGGCTGCCGGCGGTGTCGTTGGCGCCTTGCTGGCCACCATCGTTCCGGGCGATCTCCTGCGCGCCCTGCTGCCCCTGGTGCTGATCGCCATCGCGCTCTATTTCGCGCTCAAGCCCAACATGAACGATGTCGACCGGGCCGAGCGGCTGTCGCCCTTCCTGTTCGGACTGACCCTGGTACCGGCGATCGGCTTCTATGACGGCCTGTTCGGTCCCGGCGCCGGCTCCTTCTACATGCTGGCCTTCGTCGCCCTCGCCGGCTACGGCGTGCTCAAGGCGACGGCGCACACCAAGCTGCTCAACTTCGCCTCCAACATCGGCGGCTTCATCGTCTTCGCCGCGGTCGGCGTCATCTCCTGGAAGATCGGCCTGATGATGGGCGTCGCCCAGTTCCTCGGCGCCCGCGTCGGCGCCAGCCTCGCCATGCGCATCGGCGCCAGGCTGATCAAGCCACTGCTGGTGATCGTCTGCCTCGCGCTGGCGGTGAAACTGCTGGCCGACCCAGCCAACCCCCTGCGTGTCATGATTGGTGTATGA
- a CDS encoding TerB family tellurite resistance protein has protein sequence MAFALLDQIRSIFDGDPGVRKVADDPVLSAELLMLFRMILADGTVSESEMVAFRRICKDAFGIQETSIDAVIEYLNEFGYETNGSQAIALFRDLDVERRKQLAQHMAEIAKADSQLAESEVRLLRRTLDLLDISPVDVVKPEE, from the coding sequence ATGGCATTCGCATTGCTGGACCAGATACGCTCCATCTTCGACGGCGACCCGGGCGTGCGCAAGGTCGCGGACGATCCGGTCCTGTCGGCTGAACTGCTGATGCTGTTCCGCATGATCCTGGCTGACGGGACGGTCAGCGAAAGCGAGATGGTTGCCTTCCGGCGCATCTGCAAGGACGCCTTCGGCATTCAGGAAACCAGCATCGACGCCGTCATCGAATATCTCAACGAGTTCGGCTACGAGACCAACGGCTCGCAGGCGATCGCGCTGTTTCGCGATCTCGATGTCGAACGGCGCAAGCAACTGGCCCAGCACATGGCGGAAATCGCCAAGGCGGATTCGCAACTGGCCGAGAGCGAGGTGCGCCTGCTGCGCCGCACGCTCGACCTGCTCGACATCAGTCCGGTCGATGTGGTGAAGCCGGAAGAGTAG
- a CDS encoding ABC transporter ATP-binding protein: MSLLEIDKLSLTIGDTPILRDMELSVASGEVMGLVGESGSGKSMTALTVMRLLPHAARATGRVSFDGIDILGATEDQMCALRGDDIGMVFQEPMTALNPVKTIGEQVAEGIRWHTKATRAAAEERARKMLDRVGLPSAKFPLSRYPHELSGGQRQRVVIAIACALKPKLLIADEPTTALDVVLQAQILDLLRDLVAESRMGLLLISHDLAVVTEMADRITILRHGEVMEAGDTARTLSEQLHPYTRQLAQASMHVPARARAHDASQSKPLLQVESVTRDYPGRRSSLFKRAAPIRAVDDVSLSMSPGQSVALVGRSGCGKSTLARMILALDRPSSGTIRFRGETITGKSEAELKPARRDMQVVFQDPYGSFDPRQQVEKLVAEPLHVLDKKPTRGERRELVAHALHEVGLDIRDMDKYPHEFSGGQRQRLSIARAIITRPKLVVADEPVSALDVSIRAQILDLFAELNQKLGIAYLFITHDLTVARAISDEVLVMHEGRIVERGKTNAVLDHPQSEAANALVSAAPDLHRAIARKMQEQG; the protein is encoded by the coding sequence ATGAGCCTGCTGGAAATCGACAAACTGTCGCTGACCATCGGCGACACGCCGATCCTGAGAGACATGGAGCTCTCCGTCGCGTCAGGCGAAGTGATGGGGCTGGTCGGCGAATCCGGCTCCGGCAAATCGATGACGGCGCTGACGGTGATGCGGCTTCTGCCGCATGCCGCGCGCGCCACCGGGCGCGTCTCGTTCGACGGCATCGACATCCTCGGAGCAACCGAGGACCAGATGTGCGCACTGCGCGGCGACGACATCGGCATGGTGTTCCAGGAACCGATGACGGCGCTCAACCCGGTCAAGACCATCGGCGAACAGGTCGCCGAAGGCATACGCTGGCACACCAAGGCCACGCGCGCCGCGGCTGAGGAACGGGCGCGCAAAATGCTCGACCGCGTCGGCCTGCCCTCGGCAAAATTCCCGCTGTCGCGCTATCCGCACGAACTGTCGGGTGGCCAGCGCCAGCGCGTCGTCATCGCCATCGCCTGCGCGCTGAAACCGAAGCTCTTGATCGCCGACGAGCCGACGACGGCGCTCGACGTGGTGCTGCAGGCGCAGATCCTCGACCTTCTGCGCGACCTCGTCGCGGAAAGCCGCATGGGCCTGCTCTTGATCTCCCACGATCTCGCCGTGGTGACCGAGATGGCCGATCGCATCACCATCCTGCGGCATGGCGAGGTGATGGAGGCCGGCGACACCGCCCGCACGCTGTCCGAACAGCTCCACCCCTACACGCGGCAGCTGGCGCAGGCCTCGATGCATGTGCCGGCGCGCGCCAGGGCGCACGATGCAAGCCAAAGCAAGCCCCTGCTTCAGGTCGAAAGCGTGACCCGCGACTATCCCGGCCGCCGGAGCTCCCTCTTCAAACGGGCGGCCCCTATCCGCGCCGTCGACGATGTCTCGCTGTCGATGTCGCCGGGCCAATCCGTGGCGCTGGTCGGCCGCTCCGGCTGCGGCAAGTCCACGCTCGCGCGCATGATCCTGGCGCTGGATCGGCCGAGTTCGGGCACGATCCGCTTTCGCGGCGAGACCATCACCGGCAAAAGCGAAGCCGAATTGAAGCCGGCCAGGCGCGACATGCAGGTCGTCTTCCAGGATCCCTACGGCTCTTTCGATCCGCGTCAGCAGGTGGAAAAACTGGTCGCCGAGCCCTTGCACGTGCTGGACAAGAAGCCGACGCGCGGCGAGCGCCGCGAGCTGGTGGCGCATGCGCTGCACGAGGTCGGCCTCGATATCAGAGACATGGACAAGTACCCGCACGAATTTTCCGGCGGCCAGCGCCAGCGCCTGTCGATCGCCCGCGCCATCATCACCAGGCCGAAACTGGTCGTCGCAGACGAGCCGGTTTCGGCGCTCGATGTGTCGATCCGCGCGCAGATCCTCGATCTGTTCGCCGAACTCAACCAGAAACTCGGCATCGCCTATCTCTTCATCACCCACGACCTGACCGTCGCCCGCGCCATATCGGACGAGGTCCTGGTCATGCATGAGGGCAGGATCGTCGAGCGCGGCAAGACGAACGCGGTGCTCGATCATCCGCAATCCGAAGCGGCCAATGCACTTGTCAGCGCCGCGCCCGATTTGCATCGGGCGATCGCCCGGAAGATGCAGGAGCAAGGGTGA
- a CDS encoding ABC transporter permease — MTLHIDIPEETLSGILAKAFRNTAFVTGFAITVLILAMAVVSYAWTPYDVTKLVIADKTQGPSLTHWFGTDHFGRDILSMIMVGARNSIAVALVAVGIGMGVGVPLGTFAAARGGLVDEALMRVNDLVFAFPALLSAIMITAIFGPGAVNAIIAIGIFNIPVFARVARAGALAIWPREFILAARAAGKSSTQISIEHVLPNIATLLLVQGTIQFALGILAEAGLSYLGLGAQPPMPSWGRMLFDAQTRMVVAPWMAIFPGMAIVITVLGLNLLGDGIADILDPKSRRQR, encoded by the coding sequence ATGACCCTGCACATCGACATCCCTGAAGAGACATTGAGTGGGATTCTGGCCAAGGCGTTCCGGAACACCGCTTTCGTCACCGGCTTCGCCATCACCGTGCTGATCCTGGCGATGGCGGTCGTCTCCTATGCCTGGACGCCCTACGATGTGACGAAGCTGGTCATAGCCGACAAGACGCAAGGCCCCTCGCTCACGCACTGGTTCGGCACCGACCATTTTGGCCGCGATATCCTGTCGATGATCATGGTCGGCGCCCGCAATTCGATCGCCGTGGCGCTGGTCGCGGTCGGCATCGGCATGGGCGTCGGCGTGCCGCTCGGCACCTTTGCCGCCGCGCGTGGCGGCCTCGTCGACGAGGCGCTGATGCGCGTCAACGATCTCGTCTTCGCCTTCCCCGCGCTGCTGTCGGCCATCATGATCACCGCCATCTTCGGGCCGGGCGCCGTAAACGCCATCATCGCCATCGGCATCTTCAACATCCCGGTCTTTGCCCGCGTCGCGCGTGCCGGCGCACTGGCGATCTGGCCGCGCGAATTCATCCTGGCCGCGCGCGCCGCGGGAAAAAGCAGCACGCAGATATCGATCGAACATGTGCTGCCCAACATCGCCACGCTGCTCCTGGTGCAAGGCACCATCCAGTTCGCGCTCGGCATCCTGGCCGAGGCCGGGCTTTCCTATCTCGGCCTCGGCGCGCAGCCGCCCATGCCGAGCTGGGGCCGCATGCTGTTCGACGCCCAGACGCGCATGGTGGTGGCGCCGTGGATGGCGATCTTCCCCGGCATGGCGATCGTCATCACCGTGCTTGGCCTGAATCTCCTGGGCGACGGCATCGCCGACATTCTCGACCCCAAATCGCGGCGGCAGCGATGA